The Erinaceus europaeus chromosome 6, mEriEur2.1, whole genome shotgun sequence sequence GCAGTAGAATGCCCAGCTTCTCTTTAGAAAGCAGATAAATGACAACCCTGGGTAGGCCCATCTTCCCATAACTCAGCAGAGCCGGGTAGTACCTGccccctttccatttttttttttaaagaatttatttattcatgagaaaggaggagagaaagaaccagccatcactctggtatatgtgcagccagggattgaaatcGCAACCTCATGgatgagaatccagtgttttatccactgcgccacctcccggaccactccactttttaatttttattttattacctttatttattgggtagagacagcgagaaaccAAGAAGGggtgatatagaaggagagagacagagagacacctgcagccctgcttcaccactcacaaagctttccctctgcggctggggacttgaacctgggtccttgcacattgtaacatgtgcactcaaccaggtgcaccaccacctggcccctcctttttccacttaTAATGTATTCTAGCTCTCTGTTACCGCATCCTCACCACTTCTTATCTCGTCCCTAGCCCACATCAGTTATTTCTGGTACATGCTGCCTAGAGGCATTTGTGTTTACTAAACCAGGCTCAGACTTTCTTGCTTCTCATCTGAGAAATTTGAGGCATACTCTAATCATAATCTTTTTGCCTTTCTGTTTAGGCTTTATGATCTATATAGCTTCCAGGTCATTCCTGTCCTGGGAGAGGTTATTGCAGGAGACTGGAAGTCCTACCAGTACCTGGTAGAGAGTATCCGACAGTTTCCACCTCAGGTACATAACTTCATAAGCTTACAACAGAGGACTTAAAGTTGAAATCCAGGTGACCCCTGATGCATCTTTGTGTTTCAGGAGGagttcaaagaaataatagaagatgCAGGCTTTCAGAAGGTGACTTACGAAAGCCTAACATCAGGAATCGTGGCCATTCATTCTGGCTTCAAATTGTAACTCCTTTGCAGTTCTAAAGTGGGAACCAGTCACATCCTGTCAGAAGCCTGGGACTGCAGGATAGTGAGACCAGCAGCAGAACATCTCCTTTTAGGGAGATGCGGATGCTTGTTCTGCTGTGACCAATCtcaaagagggagaaacaaattTCTGTCATTTCAGTGCAGCTTGCCTTCTCCCAGAAATGTTTGGTCCTGGTTTTGCGTCAGTCTTGCTCATCTTTCTTGGCTGTGCGGTGCATAGTTAAGGTACATAGAGAACTAGAGCTCaggtttttaaagtatatttgtaGGTCTTCTAGTGGTGCTGCTTTCTGAATAATGAGTTATTTGAATCgggcaggagtagacagcataatggttatgcagagagactctcaggcctgaggctccgaagtcccaggtaaTTCCCCTGGGATTAAACTccatctgcaccaccataaatcagagctgatcagttatTTGAATCTAATGAtgctttgaacctgaaaacttccAAACTGTAGCTGGGTCAACCTTACAGCCTAAGACTAAGTCTGGGGTCAAATGCCAACGTCTAAGTCAGGGGCTTACTGATCACTAGAATTACGCATAGAACCACTAAATGGGTCTGTAATTTTCTCGTTCTTTGGCTCTTCTACCTTAAAGGAGGTAAACGGAATAAACAGCTTCTGTCACTTTCACTCAGGCCTCTTCTACCAAGCCAATTTGTTTCCTCAGTACCTATCATGAGGAAAAATTCAACGAGTCCTTGTTGAAAGAAAGCAGCATACCAGCAGACTCCTACTTTCATGTCATACAGAAAGCGTCTTTGTTAGAATACATTTGTtcttgtcatcactggggttctTCTGCTACAAACTTCCTTCTTCAGAccaacagcaccaaaatttcccccagtgccatagtaCGTCCATGagtatttgaacctgggtcacacacattgcGACAGACACTGCCCCCAGGGGAAGAACTTTAGATCCTTGATACAGTCCAGTGTTTGATATTAAAATAAAGCCATTATGAGGAtggatgtaattttttttttttttctttttgcctccagggttactgctggggctcagtgcctgcactatgaatccactgctcctgaggctattttttcccttttgttgccctttattgttattattattactgttattgctgtcattgttgttcgataggacagagaaatcaagagatgggaaagacggggaaagataagacacctgcagacctgctactctgccagtgaagcgacccccctgcaggtggggaactgggggctcgaactgggatccttacatttgttggtccttgtgctttgtgccacctgtacctAACCCAAGTCCAATCCCTAGCATCGCACATAACAGCCACTGTGATGCTGCCGTGCTTTCATATATAATGGCATCAATAAAACTTGCTCCTTGCAGAACTGCTACAAACCTCCCATTAGGGCTAAGAGCAGTATCTACATACGAAGTGCTGGTAAAATGAAGCACAATATAACAAAATATGCTAGTAGTGAAAATCTCATTTCAAGAGAAACAAAAGCTTGGTCCAAgcatggtccaggaagtggcatagtggctaagacactagactctcaagcatgaggtcccgagttcagtacatggcagcacatgtaccagagtgaaccagtctggctctttctcgcctatctcattaaaatcttaaaaaaaaaaaaaaaaaaaaaaaaaaaagctctcactTGCTGGAAGCAAATATGGGCCTGATGAAATTAGTCCCAAGTGTTTGTAGACTGTAGGGGCCTGATGGAGACAGTTTGGAAACAGCTAGGCAAGAGTAACACAGCTTTGGAGGCCTTATTCCTATTGGACTTGAATAGAAATATAGCCAGGTCATTAAAGAATAGATAGGGACTAGCTGGTGGCACATCTGccagaacacacattaccatgcccaaggacaagGCTTCAAGACCTGTCCGTCcccacaatggtgaagcagtgctgcaggtctctctctctgccccactcaatttttctgtcctatcaaagaaaaaatgtgagcccccagctccccacctgcaggggagtcgcttcacaagcggtgaagttggtctacaggtgtctctctccccatctccccatctctctccatttttctctgtcctatccaacaataattacaacaataaaacaagggcaacaaaaaggaataaatcttaaaaaaaaaaaaaaaaaaaaagccacagggaaTAGCATTGGGCAGAacccgtgataaccctggcggtgatttaaaaagataaagttgCAGCCACTTCATCTTCCTTCCCCAGTCACTGGGACTCCTAAAACCACAATCCAGTAAAGGTTACTAACCTAATTCTAGTCTTACAAGTCCTCATCTATCTGTATATAAACCAGCAACCTAAAACCTGCTCAGAGATCCTCATTCATCTCACAGATCCAAGTATTGGTAACACTGAAAGGCCCCACAGCAAAGTGAGAAAGTCAGTATCTCCTGGGCAAGTGCCTAAGCTGGTGCTTCCGTTTCAACTGTGCTACAAAAACCAAATCTATGGAGCAGTTATCCCAAGATTCAAGTCCTCCTAAAATTGAtacctggaaaaaaaagttaagaatgaTATAACTGGAGACCTTTAAGAAAGGTTCCATTTGTTAAAGGGGTTTCAGTCCATAGGCACTTAAAGCACACAACAGCAGGCTTGAAGGCTGAGTCCTGCAAAGAGTTTATTAGAATCACATGGGAGGAACCACCACTCATAAGCTTCCTTTTAACACCACCTTCAATGATCAGTGTATTGTGGGAGCAGTGCACAGCAAGAGAGAGCCTGTAAAACCCAGCAGAGCATTTCTTATTAGCCTAAATTTTATCAGCTATCTCTAAAGAAAGTTTAGGTAAAATAGTATTATACATTCATCAAAATTACCTGAGGTCTAAGACCCAGAACACTAAACAGCAACCTATTAACAAAAGCAGCAATCAAAGATCCTATTTATCAgatcaagaaatatatatatatatatatatatatatatgcacacacacacacacacacacactctgccatGCACTTCCGAATATTATTTCTCCATGCACAACACTGCAGAATGCCTGAGAATTAAAAACTCAATATGGAATATGATAGTCTATCTCATAGAACCTAATCAGCCCCATTAACCTAGTCAGTCAGTTGCTAGGCCATCTTCAACCCTAGATGTGAACAAATAGTAACCACACACACTTCTCCaacacatttattattttaaaggaaTGGATTTTGAGAAGGAAAAACATGAAGCAGAGAGGTAATggaatagaaaataaatacagatgTCCGCTGTTTTGCTAATTGTTTTATAACCACAACAAATCAGTACAGAGAACCCCTGTACAAAACAACACAATAAAGGTTCAAAGTTGAGGTGTTCCCTTAGGCAAGGCTGAAGATTTCAGTCTCTGGTATTTGGAATTTAGGCTGCAGTCCTTGTTTTTGGATGGATCACTGGGTGTGTGGCACAGTCCATGCTTTTAACCAGATTTGAACAGAAGAATGGCCACCTGGCCCAGGTAGAAGTAGATGAAGTGTTTAGTTTCATGTGTCACATAACTACCGAAGTTCCTCCCCACAATGCAGTGCCAGGTGGGGTTGTACTTCTTGTCAAATTCctggggggtgagagagagagagaaagagaacactggCATTTTAGTGCTAAACTGGAGGTCGGCCTTTGCCTCCTAGACAAGCAGAGGCTGTAGGGATGGAAACATTAGGATCTGCAAGttctaaagacagaaagaaatgtgccCCAGCTCCAAGTCGCCTACGTAGTGCATTGCTGCAAACATAATTGCAGTCTGAGATAAACTGGgaatgggggctgggaggtagaagGCAGGCAGCCTTCAAGACAGTGCTCTGTTATAATGCTAATTTCACCTTCATAGCTTCTATAATATCCACTGACTGCAGGTGGCACCAACAGTTCTAATTTTATCAAGTTCTTATGTGCAAACAGAACTAGCCTGCTGCATATGGCACATATCCTACAAACACCCCAAAATAGAAGTGGTTATGTATTTAGCCCAAAACTTCCATTTAAAACTCCTGCATATCTTATGAAAACAAGACTTACAAATGGCCAAAGCCTCAGTAAGCACCCACACTAAGGAaggatttgttttttcttttttaaacaattgagaaacagaggaaagaaccagagcatgactagcacatgcaatgccaagaacagaattcaggacctcatgcttgagagtctaacactatgcactgtgccaactcccaggaTCTCCACAAATCACAGTTCCTGAAAGAATATAGAAGGAACATCTAGCAACTAACTGGGCAAATAGTTTTTttcaaaaagtttatttattcatgagaaaggagagaaagaaccagacatcactctggtacatgtgctgcctgggactgaactcaggacctcatgcttgagagcctagtgccttagccactgcactacctcctggacattttttttttttttaaatagagactctTTTCTTCTTAATCATCTTAATAGATTCAtttggtagaaacagccagaaatcaagcaggaagggggcggtaggggggagagagacacctgcaacactgcttcaccacttgcaaagtttcccccctgcaggtggggactggggggtccggaacctgggcccttgtgcattgtaacatgtgcacttcaccaccacccagccccaagattttttttttaaaactcaagaagataaagaaccagacatcactctggtacatgtacttccaaggattgaactcaggacatcccGCTTGAGaggtcaatgctttatctactgcgccacctccaggaacaCTTAACTGGTCAAATCTTACCATGAAAACGTCAAACGTCTGCCGGGACGAAAAAACTAGTAAACTGCAGGATCTGCTATCATAAATGTCCCGAGTTTGACTCCCTGCACCGCGtgggatgctctggctctcttgcGGGCTGGGTCCCCCTCCTTGCCGGGTGGCActcgctaccacctggctcccaagtaCAGCAAATCGCACAACTTTCCCCTATTTCTGAACGGGCCCTGGGAACCTGAATCCCTGTGCTCGCTTCTTCACCAGGTGAGTAGACAGGTGCGGAAGTCCATCTTTTACCCTTTTGCTGACGAGTTATGCAAGATCTGGCTACTCCTGTATATACACATCCCGAAAATCTTTTCACATGGTTAACgggaggagaagaaaacaaacagacccccccccaaaaaaaaaaaaaaaaaaaaaaaaaagcaaaagcattcGAACGAGCTAGAAGCTAGAAGCACgctcagctgctgctgctgctgcgtcTTGTCAAAAcacaatcataaaaaaaaaaaaaaaggttcggTTGCACCTGAAgtctgtcccccccacccccaacactcccTCCCACAGCGCGGGCTGCCAGCTTCCGCCTCTCCCACCGCAAGTCGCCGCTTTCTAGTCACTTACCGAGGCCCCCCGACCACCGCCACCCACCCGCCCCGGATCTCCCTCGGGCCCGGCTGGAGACACccacgcacccccccccccgcccccagatgGATCCTCCGCGCAGGAATCGTGCAGAAGGGGGAACCGCTGCTCCCCGAACCTGGCAACCGTTGCTAGGTGGCGCttgcccccctccacacacacgcactcacagacagacacacacacacacacacacacacacaccccggaaAGCTgggattaacaacaacaacaacaaaaaaatagaacTTGGAGCGCTGAGGGGACCCGGTCTTCCCAGGAGGAACGCACGTCTCATGGATCTTTCTAGAAACGTCCACCCGCGGGCTGCCCCGcgagccccccccccgcccccacgggCCTCACCTGTGACTCTCCCGCCCCGCGCCCGACCGGGCCCCGCTCACCTTCTTGATGTGGGCTGCAATGTCCTTCTCTATGTTGTATTTCTCCAGCGCCTGAGTAGCACACTCCACCGAGTCCTGTTGCATCTCCTCAGACATGTCGGCGTTTTTGATCACGGCCTTCCGGTCACACATGGTTACCTGGAGGCGGCgcggaggggtggggggaagggggcgcCGAGAGAAGGTGGGGAGTCTGAGCTGAGGGCCGCTCCCGCCCCGCTCCACCTGGCGACgacgcccccccccacccccaccccacttctcAGGAAGCGGAGCCGCGCGGACCGATGGGCCGGGGAACGGAACCGAGTTCCGGGGCGCTCCTCCCGCCCAGTCGCTCACCGAGGGGCAGGGGCTGCAACGGTCTCCTGAAGGAGGGGCTGACCAGGCTCAAGGCCGACAAACACTCGCGTCGCTACCGAAGCCGTGGCGCATCTGAGGAGCCCCACGCCAGCCGCCGCCGCCTAGTGCGTAAGCCCCGCCCAgctccccggccccgcccccggccccgcgtCCCCATTGGCTCGCTGCAAGCCCCGGGACTCTCCCATTGGTCTGTGGACTCTATGGTTCCCTCAGGATCTTTCTCCTGCATTTTGTTGCAGACCACAATGCACCGCTCTCAGCGTCGGTTGCCGGGGCAATAGGCTGCACGCGGCGGGGCCTGGCGCACTCACACTGGGGAGGTGGAGCCTGGGCGGGGTCGCGGGCACCTCCCGGCGGCTTAGCGGGGCGGCGGGTAGCGTCTGCCGGAGCCCAGGACGGGGCTTCCTCCACGTTTACGGAGGTTTTCCCGGGCGGGTTCGCTTAGAAGAAGGTTTCAGGAATTCGGGTGCCCCTCCCGCCCCTCTGCAGCGGGGCCGGCTTCGCGGAGCCCCGAGCGGTGCAGACGCACTAGCGGGGCCCGGGGGCTTGGCTTGGAGCTCTGCTGCCTCATGCTGCAAAGCCGCGCTGTTGTTCTTTATGAACCACAGCTCCACAtttccttctatttattttattttatttccaccagagcactcactgctcagctctggcccatggtggtgtggggcactgaacctgggactttgggagccTCTTTTTGCAGCGCCGTGATGCTCCTCATGCGCCTCCCGAAACCCTGTGAATTGCTCCTCCGAAATACGGGGGCTGGGGGGAGCCTCGGGAACTGGGGGCTTTATCCCCAAGAGCGAGGTCGCCCCCAACAAGAGTTTTGCAAACCTCCCCGAGAGGGGGCGGCGGGGGGACAGGCGCGCCCAGGGGGCGGCGGCTTCTGGCTCCTCGGAGGCCCCGTCTTTCCTGTGCCGGCGGTTCTGGGTTGGCGGTTTCTCTCCAGGGCGGAGGTgccctaataaaatagaaagaaaggcctCGCTCGCAGGTTATTTCCACCCGCTCTGGGAAAACTAACCACCAAGAGGTTAAAAGACTCGGGTTCCTGGGGGTCaggccggcggtagcgcagctggttaagcgcaggaggcgctttaaggatcccggttcgagaccccggggctccccacctgcaggggagtcgcttcacaggtggtgatgcaggtctgcgggtgtctgtcgttctcttccccccatctgtcttccc is a genomic window containing:
- the DYNLL1 gene encoding dynein light chain 1, cytoplasmic — encoded protein: MCDRKAVIKNADMSEEMQQDSVECATQALEKYNIEKDIAAHIKKEFDKKYNPTWHCIVGRNFGSYVTHETKHFIYFYLGQVAILLFKSG